The Sphingomonas sanxanigenens DSM 19645 = NX02 genome includes a region encoding these proteins:
- a CDS encoding sulfite exporter TauE/SafE family protein, with protein sequence MDIAAIPWAELAPFILIGLFAQTIDSALGLGFGVLSNSLLVLFGTPPIAASSATRTAESFTSGAAGMAHILQRNVDWPLFARLAVPGVIGGVAGIWVLYFLKSDILRPVLLVYLIAVGAYLLWRAPRRPFAFRRIRLVAPLGFLGGFLDSSGGGGWGPLVTGNLLAQGMTPRIAVGTANAAEFFVTVTVLTAFVGIHGLQFTNAATGILIGGLVAAPFGAWLTRRMPPKLLLQLVGVLLVATSIWSLASLMFERLPVFPRI encoded by the coding sequence ATGGACATAGCGGCGATCCCCTGGGCCGAGCTTGCGCCCTTTATTCTCATTGGCCTGTTCGCCCAGACTATCGACAGTGCGCTGGGGTTGGGTTTCGGCGTGCTGTCCAATTCCCTGCTTGTCCTGTTCGGCACTCCACCGATCGCGGCTTCTTCCGCGACGCGCACGGCCGAGAGCTTCACCAGCGGCGCGGCGGGCATGGCGCATATCTTGCAGCGCAATGTCGACTGGCCGCTCTTTGCCCGGCTCGCAGTCCCGGGCGTAATCGGCGGTGTCGCAGGGATCTGGGTGCTCTATTTCCTCAAGAGCGATATTTTGCGGCCCGTGCTGCTCGTCTATCTGATCGCGGTCGGCGCCTACCTGTTATGGCGCGCGCCGCGCAGGCCGTTTGCCTTCCGCAGGATCAGGCTGGTTGCTCCGCTAGGCTTTCTCGGAGGTTTCCTCGACAGCTCAGGCGGTGGCGGCTGGGGGCCGCTGGTGACCGGTAATCTCCTGGCCCAGGGCATGACCCCGCGCATAGCCGTCGGTACGGCCAATGCTGCGGAATTCTTCGTGACCGTCACGGTCCTCACTGCCTTCGTCGGCATTCACGGCCTGCAGTTCACCAACGCCGCGACCGGCATCCTGATCGGCGGCCTCGTGGCAGCGCCTTTCGGCGCCTGGTTGACACGGCGCATGCCGCCCAAGCTACTGCTGCAACTTGTCGGGGTGCTGCTGGTCGCCACCAGCATCTGGAGCCTGGCGTCACTCATGTTCGAACGCCTGCCTGTCTTTCCGCGTATCTGA